The Lepus europaeus isolate LE1 chromosome 21, mLepTim1.pri, whole genome shotgun sequence genome has a window encoding:
- the SNX8 gene encoding sorting nexin-8, producing the protein MTGGAMDPLPAAPVGAAAEAEADEEADPPAADLPRPQVLEQRDPDPTRMQMPQGNPLLLSYSLHDLLARDTVQVELVPEKKGLFLKHVEYEVSSQRFQASVYRRYNDFVVFHEVLLHKFPYRMVPALPPKRMLGADREFIEGRRRALKRFLNLVARHPPLCEDGLLQLFLCFSGPDVQNQLKGSAQCLGDEFMSCELAARAKDFLPADIHAQFAVSRELIRNIYNSFHKLRDRAERMAARAVDNAADLLIFGKELSALGSDTTPLPSWATLHSSTWGSLKQALKGLSVEFALLADKAARQGKQEENDVVEKLNLFLDLLQSYKDLCERHEKGVLHKQQRALHKYSLVRRQMLSATAQSREPEAVEQLESRMVEQESAIQTMELRNYFSLYCLHQETQLVHVYLPLTSHILGAFVNSQIQGHKEMSKVWNELAPKLSCLFAGPHSATAATAGGPAGRLCPH; encoded by the exons ACTTGCCAAGGCCCCAGGTCCTGGAGCAGAGGGACCCAGATCCCACGCGAATGCAAATGCCTCAGGGGAACCCGCTGCTGCTGTCCTACTCCCTGCATGACCTGCTGGCCAGGGACACGGTGCAGGTGGAGCTCGTCCCCGAGAAGAAGGGCCTCTTCCTGAAGCATGTGGAGTACGAGGTTTCCAGCCAG CGCTTCCAGGCCTCCGTGTACAGACGGTACAACGACTTTGTGGTCTTCCACGAGGTGCTGCTGCACAAGTTCCCGTACCGCATGGTGccggccctgccacccaagaggaTGCTGGGAG CCGACAGGGAGTTCATCGAGGGCCGCCGGAGGGCCCTGAAGCGCTTCCTCAACCTGGTGGCCCGGCACCCGCCGCTCTGTGAGGACGGCCTCCTGCAGCTCTTCCTGTGCTTCAGCGGCCCC GATGTGCAGAACCAGCTCAAGGGGTCTGCTCAGTGCCTTGGAGACGAGTTCATGAGCTGTGAGCTGGCGGCCAGGGCCAAG GACTTCCTCCCGGCTGACATCCACGCTCAGTTTGCTGTTAGCCGGGAGCTCATCCGGAACATCTACAACAGCTTCCACAAGCTGCGCGACCGGGCCGAGCGGATGGCGGCCCGCGCCGTGGACAACGCCGCCGACCTCCTTATCTTCGGGAAGGAGTTGAG TGCCTTAGGGTCTGACACCAcgccgctgccctcctgggccaccctGCACAGCAGCACGTGGGGCTCCCTGAAGCAGGCGCTGAAGGGGCTGTCTGTGGAGTTCGCACTGCTCGCCGACAAGGCTGCGCGGCAG GGTAAGCAGGAAGAGAACGATGTGGTGGAGAAATTAAACCTTTTCCTGGACTTGCTGCAGTCCTACAAG GACCTGTGCGAGCGGCACGAGAAGGGCGTGCTGCACAAGCAGCAGCGGGCGCTGCACAAGTACAGCCTGGTGAGGCGGCAGATGCTGAGCGCCACGGCGCAGAGCCGCGAGCCCGAGGCCGTGGAGCAGCTGGAGTCGCGCATGGTGGAG CAAGAGAGCGCCATCCAGACCATGGAGCTGAGGAACTACTTCTCCCTGTACTGCCTGCACCAGGAGACGCAGCTGGTGCACGTCTACCTGCCCCTCACCTCGCACATCCTCGGGGCCTTCGTGAACTCCCAGATCCAGGGCCACAAGGAG ATGAGCAAAGTGTGGAACGAGCTGGCGCCCAAGCTGAGCTGCCTCTTTGCCGGGCCGCACAGTGCCACGGCCGCCACCGCCGGGGGCCCCGCAGGCCGGCTGTGCCCTCACTAG